The Porites lutea chromosome 9, jaPorLute2.1, whole genome shotgun sequence sequence TATCAAGAGGAATCGCATTTGCTTCAACTGCATTAACTCTGTTGAACATTCTTCTAGATCATGCAAGTCTTCTGTGCGCTGTCAGAAACCAGAATGTGGTAAACGTCATCACACCTTATTACACTTTTCATCATCTAACCCTGAAAGGAACAGCGCTCACCAAGCCAATCACATAGAAAACACTGCCATCCGTGACGTTCCTGTGGCTCGACCTTCGGAAGAGGATCCTCCTGCTCCCTCGAGCGGCTGCACCACCACAACTATGGCACGACCATCGGAGGTCCTGTTACAAATCGTACCCCTCAAGGTCATTGGGAACAATGGAACAGCCGTCACTACCTACGGCCTAATCGATTCTGGCTCTGATGTGACTATGATCGACCCTTCCCTGGTGGAAAAACTTGGAATACAAGGTGAATCCAGCCAGCTTCTCCTCTCCACTGTGaatgaaagagagaaaagacAACAAGGCTTAAGGGTGGACTTCAAGATTTCGTCAGTTGATGACCAGGACTTCAGAGAGATTGCTGTGCGCGACGCTTGGGCTGTGCAAGACCTCACCATTCCTCTCAAGCACCTCGCAATACGTAGTAAAAGGGACCTGTGGCCACACCTATGTCAAGTTGCCTTCCCTGAGGTAGAGAGAAACAAAGTGTCTGTTCTCATTGGTACAAACGTGCAGGAAGCCTTCATCCCTCTCGAAGACAAGAAAGGAGAGCCGAACGAGCTATTCGCAATAAGATCTTGCCTCGGATGGAGTATCCTTGGAGGTTCTCTCAAGTGCAGCAAGAAAGACCAGTTCAATCTCAACCATGTCTCGTGTGAAGAGATTTCTTTGAGTCACCAAGCCGAAGACTTTTGGCGAGTTGAATCTTACCCCACAGAAAAGCTTTCTTCAGAGTCGATGTCTGTGGAGGATCGTAAAGCCATGAAGATTATTGAAACGACCATGTCAAAGGTTGATGACCATTACCAAATGGGCTTGCTTTGGAAGATGGACAACCCAAGCCTTCCCTTTAACAGAGCTGACTTCAACATCTAAAGAAGCGTTTCTCGCGAGAAGCAAACTTGGAATCCAAGTACAGAGCTGTTATTAATGAGTACGTGGATAAGGGCTACGCAAGAAAGTTGACGCCTGAAGAAACAGCCAGAAAAAGCAGAATCACCTGGTACCTACCACATCACCCAGTTTTTAATGTGAACAAACCCAACAAATGTCGTGTGGTGTTCGATGCAGCTGCAAGGTTCAATGGTGTTTCCCTTAACGACCAGTTGTATCAAGGGCCAGATCTCGCTAACAGTCTTATTGGTGTCCTTATCCGTTTTCGCGAGGAAGAAATTGCCTTTACTGCCGACTTAGAAGCCATGTTCCATCAGGTCAAGGTTCTCCCCAAGGACGCTGATGCATTGAGATTCCTTTGGTGGAGTGGAAGTTTAAACGAACCCCTGATGAGTACCAGATGCTCGTCCACATCTTTGGCGCCACGTCGTCACCTTGCTGCGCAAACAAGGCAGTGCATCAAACCGCAGATGACAATGAGGACCAATTTGACCCAGAGGTGACTCGCACAGTGTGTAGAAACTTTTACGTCGACGATGTTTTAAAGTCCGTTCCAAACGAGGAACGTGCAATCTGGCTAGCACAACAATTGATTGAGCTGATGAAGAAGGGTGGATTCCACCTTACAAAATTCTCCAGTAACAGCCGCAAGTTTCTGGCCATGCTTCCCGAAAAGGAGCGAGCGAATCCTGAGCTAAATCTAGATCTGGACGATCTTCCTATTGGACGTGCGCTCGGACTTCATTGGGACGCAAATTCGGACACCTTCCAGTTTAAAGTGATACCAACCAGCAAGCCACCTACCAAACGCGGCATCCTTTCCACTGTTAGCTCTCTCTTCGATCCACTTGGATTTTTGAGCCCATTCATTTTACCCATGAAAGTTCTTCTCCAGGAACTTTGGAGAATTGGACTCCAGTTGGATGACAGCATTCCAGAGCCTTTACTTACGCAGTGGCGCAAATGGACTGAGTCTCTCTCCTCCGTCTCAGATATCAAGATTCCGAGATGGTTTAGGTGCTCTTTTCCGGCTGCCATCGCCGATATCCAGCTTCATTACTTTTCAGACACATCCAAGTATGGGTATGCTGCGGTTGCTTACCTCAGATTCGTCGATGATCGAGGAAGAGTTCATTGCACGTTGGTCATTGGGAAAACGCGCAACACACCTTTAAAGCAATGGTCCGTCCCACGTTTAGACCTACCCAAAGAACGTCTCATTCCCTTTGAGCCACCCTTCACTTACACCGGTGTAGACTTCTTTGGGCCTTTCCACGTAAAGCGAGGGCGAAGCGCGGAGAAAGTTTATGGGTGCCTTTTCACCTGTTTCACAAGTCGTGCGGTCCACATCGAGGATGTAAGTTCGTTGGAGACCGACTCCTTTATTCAAGCCCTTCGAAGGTTTATTTCAAATCGTGGCTATCCAAAAGAAATATGGAGCGACAATGCGACCAATTTTGCAGGTGCCGAGAAGGAAATTCGACAGTCTCTTCGTGATTGGAATCAAGACGAATTAAACGAACGCCTGAGGAAGGACGAGATCAGTTGTTATCTCTGCCCTAGAATGcagtggaaatttcaacccccGACGGCTAGTCACATGAGCGGAATTTGGGAAAGGCTCATCAGAAGTGTTCGCAAGACGATGAAGGCAGTCCTTGGAGATCCAAACGCGTTTGTTGGCTTGGAAACCCTACGCACAGTCTTCGCTGAAGTTGTCACTATCCTAAACAGCCGTCCTCTTACACCAGTCAGCGACGATCCAAGTGACTATGAACCTCTTACTCCGAGTCATTTTCTGCTCCAACGGCAAAACTTTGCTTTACCCACTGGATGTTTTGAACGCGAGGATCTTTAAAGAAGGAAGCAATGGAGAAGAGCGCAATTTCTGGCTGATTGTTTTTGGAAAAGATGGATACGAGAGTACATCCCAACTCTGCAACAACGCCAGAAGTGGATACGCGAGAAAGACAACTTAAAGATCGGAGATTTAGTTCTTGTTGTGGATAACAACTCCCCGCGAGGACGATGGCTCCTTGGCCGTGTTATAAAGACTTTTCCCGGACGAGACGGCAAAGTCCGTGTGGCAGAAATTAAGACGAAGAACTCTACTCTCACTAGACCAATTTCTAAGCTATGTTTGCTGGAGGAAGCTGTCTAAAACTGTGTTTATCGAAACTTGAGAGTTTTAGAGACTGATTTAAATGACCAGGTTCTAACTGGCGGActcttagttttaaattttcctcgtatttattttGCTGAATCAGTTAAATTCAGCCAACCCCCCCAGGATGTTGGggtaaattttttccttttgttttttggtttggTAATAGTAAAACATTTGCTGATTGTGAGTTCACGTTTTGTGTGTTGGAATTGGCCCTTGCCCGTTCAGGGGGCCCATTCTGCCACAATAGCTGACCATGTGAGTCTATGGGGCAAAGGGGCGACCTGTATGGAGCACTTCATCCCCACAAATACACGAAGTGTATTCAATAATTGGAATGCTCATCTTTTATCAGTTAATCCTGAAAATTTTAGCGTATAATTCCTCTTTATGATCCGGAGAACGAaggaaatttttgattttcgaATACTGTAAAACGCGCCTTTCTCAAGGAGCAGCCTGCACGTGCGAAGCATGAAACCGACCTTGATGATTTTCTGTCATGTATCATTCTCAACTCATAATATGTTAGATGTGAATAAACaattgaaactgaaattcaatccattgtttgcaaaaaaaacctcGAAGACCCAATCGTCACAGATTTGATTTTAACAGTCCGTATTCTTTCTTACTCACAGTAAGAGCATAATAAAAGCACGGACATGAATCCCCGGGACTTGAATAAAGTGAATTTCAGAGGCCGCGGCGCCAAGTCCTTCTTCATAATACAGTAAGTGAACTCAAAAATAGCTTTCCATGTCTCAAAGCGCTCAGTACAGTCACATGCACACAATATTGCAAAAACAAATGTCGTTCGAGGCACAATATAATACGAATATTAAGTTAACCATCGATAAACCAGAAAAATACCGCACCTGAATCATGAGAGAGCAACTCTGATCCCAAAGGAAGAAACACTGGGCTAAGATGATTTGCTGCGGAGAAACCTTGACTGTGAAGTGCCAGCCGAGAGAGTCGAAACAGCTAAAGTGACGGTACATGCAAGAGGATATCGAAAGTTCAAGAAGAGGAGAAAGCAGCGACATTCGAGAGGAGGGTTGCATTATTGTAGATCAATGTCCCAAGGACTGAGTTTGACCAAGAGCGGCGGTGCAACATCTCTTCGTGGAAGGTCTGTCTAGAAAAACTCAAACGCGTAAGGCTTGTATGCAGTTGGAAGATCAAGGTAGCCCCTTCTAAACGGTGATCTCGTCATTACAGCtcagcaaaaattccaattcatgaagaaaaatcCAGGCTATAGGTAACAAACATTTTGTTCCACGAAGGGAAGAATTGCTGAGCTAGGCGCGAAAATATAAGCATCAACTGTACATGTGATAGCTGGCATCTAATTGGCTGAGCGCAAGAATTAGTGTGACAGGGGTCGCATGCAGGAAGTGACCCCTGAAGGGAAGTGAGCTGGTTCCATTTCTGGTAAGGGCGTGTTTATGGTTATCACATTAACTCTAATTTATCCTGTTGTATAAATTAGCTTTAAACTGCCTATACGGTGACTAGGATGTCCATCTGCTACAGTGCACCCTTACCACAAAGCCTGGTGACGCGATCAACCTGAACTTGTAAGCACCAGGCGCTACCCCCAGGGGGAGACTAGAACTAGTCGATCAATAAATTTCTGAAGGCAGTTCAGAATGAAAACAACTCAAGCTTGAGATCCTGTGTCGATACTTTGCCCAACATTGTGAGAACGTTGAAGACCTTGAAGCAGATTTGCGATCAGCAGCTAATATGCAGCAGATTATAAGAAAACTGCCTCCGAAAATTGCTGTAAGGAGTAGCACGCGAAAGTCAGAGCTGCAGACGAAGGAATTTGTCCTTAACGACCTACATGTTGATGATTGGCTGGAAATAGAGAATCAACTCGAAGAGATGGCTATTGGTTGTGGCAGTACTAACGCGAATCCTGGCCAAAACAAAATCAAGTCAAATTCAAACAAATCAGAGTGATTCAAGGAAACAAATCAAATCACTGGTTTATTGTCCCTTTTGCAGTCGGAAGACTGAATTGTAGGATACCTTATAAGCTCAAAAAGTTCAGCaagttcagcaaaaccagcttgtggcttcaaacaacttcataacaagcgaccgaggtaataggttttctccgttgttcttacttttatattttccctcctcaatgttattattccctcctccacaatttgtaatattttccctcctcctcctcctcctcatttctattgttttccctcctccacctcctcatttaaattgttttcccttttcctcctcattttgattgttttgatagggtcgatgtggggtcgatgtagggtcgatgtagggtcgttattgttttccctcctcctcctcatttctatttttttccctccgcctcctcctcctcctcctcctcctccccatttttattattctccttcctcttcctcctcctcctcctcctcctcctcctcctcctcatttctattgttttccctcgaaaagGCCAAAGAGGCCAAAATCAGGCCTATAAAGCCCAAATCAAATGTGATGACCTGATTTTGGCcttttcgagggaaaacaatagaaatgaggaggaggaggaggagggagaacaataaaaatgaggaggaggagggaaaacaatagaaatgaggaagaggaggagggggaggaggaggagggggcgGAGGGAGAACCATAagaatgaggaggaggaggaggagatagactgcttgcagtccgtcttttctcttaaaattcaTCTActtcttatctcatccagcgcgattgcaaaccaccaCGATATTATTACAATTGAGAGgagacgagaaaagacggactgcagactcttttgtagtaaacaaaccctccGTCAGCCCAGAAACGGAGTAACCGATTGGTCAATTGCTCAGCTGTTGACAGATCATTAACTGGTCTGTGGTGAGGTTGCAAGCAATAAAAATAGTCACGCGTTTACAACCAACTGCAAACAATAGCAAACCAAGCAGTAATCtcagtaataaaacttttaaggatTTCTTACAGAAGGAAACTGGTGTAAATTTCCTCAAGGGAAACGAATTCAAGGCAATCCTACCAGATTTAAAGAAAGTGTAAATTTATAAATCGTTTCAGGTTACTCGGGTTTAACtgattaattaaattaccttTACAGCCTCGTTGTCCTCAGAcagaacaaaagagtcagcagtctcttattttttctcctcgagcttacgccctcgtttcacgcggcttcgccgctcgcgtgCTTAGTTTTCGCCTTCAGTAAGTTTGCAAAGAAaagatgaggaggaggaggaaggaaaatattaaaatcgtggaggagggaataataACATTGAGGAgcgaaaatattaaaattgagggaaaatattaaaattatggTGGAGGgaataaaaagaaattgagCAGGGAAAAGTAGTAAAAAAGATAGCTACAATGAgagacaaaagtgttgacacacttccgtaaaattgcccctttttgcatagtggatatacttatcccctgtctaccccaaccccccccccccccccccaccaaatcaatgttgaattttggacacTCAAGTCTctcttttacttcagacaacattgattcggggggtgaggggatttacggcgtttaaaaagaatgaaataataaatgaattaaatgtttgttaaaagcacccgttttaaacaagtgtgtcaactacttttgtccctgattgtagctttctttgactattttaatagaatcTTTAATCTAATCTTCTtgcaattattttaataaagggtcataaagttgatttcttgtgtcttaagaaacaagtgtctgattttattgctagcaaattattagtcgcgtgtttcaattaatccttgttaagttattaattgcttttttttgtgtgttttataataatacgtcaagatgcTCCCTTGGGGTTTTTACTGCAGAGATCATTTGTATGCAACggtgggcttgtgaactcgcataattacctgactaacggcgcgtgaaacgctgagactttaatagtttttcatttcctcgagatagaaaggagaaaagggttttgtaatagtcagacaaaccTGAAATAAAGAGGTTTCAGCACCACTTTGTGTATATGtgcgtgtgttttgtttatatatctgagttttagaGTTAAATAAGAAGActtaaactaaattgaaataaagacttttcaactctaCTTTGTgcgtgttttgtttatatatctgagttttagcactaaataagatataggaagccgtttctcgcgttgctaggtgatcgcttctcttattcttatttctcttttaatagacggtctgaAAACCGAGCTCAAGTTACTTACTGGGCAAGCCcaggcaagcctattgtgctTATTGAgtagagagacgctcattaCCCTCATTAGTGTGGAGAAAGTCAaaaaattagtatgcaggaagacacttctacatattaataaagggaatcCACTTTTGCGAGGGAATGCAAAGGGAATCCACCAACGGGGTAAAGTTTCAACATAGTATACTACTAActgtgtttttcgtctcttttcctAGAGCAGTACCCAAAAATCGACGGCAATGCTGAAAAAcgttctaaatttttttggaatttagcttctttctagccactcaaaccaacagcaaaagcggtgaAGATGTTTCGCCAATAATAAAGCTTGAATGATTCGTTGAAAAGTCTTCCGTAAAGACTGTCATTTAAGAggaaaaagaccacaaattggtctgtgacggaaaatatccaatttgtataaagtgtcctccgtttttaacgtttgcttattctttacaaaacaagttaagtTCAACAGCGAAaaattatgcacttttgttatcacCGAACAATTCGACTGaggcaggaaaatttctcttgcaataGCAAGGCAAATTACACAAgacataaatttttaattattactc is a genomic window containing:
- the LOC140949077 gene encoding uncharacterized protein, with the protein product MLVHIFGATSSPCCANKAVHQTADDNEDQFDPEVTRTVCRNFYVDDVLKSVPNEERAIWLAQQLIELMKKGGFHLTKFSSNSRKFLAMLPEKERANPELNLDLDDLPIGRALGLHWDANSDTFQFKVIPTSKPPTKRGILSTVSSLFDPLGFLSPFILPMKVLLQELWRIGLQLDDSIPEPLLTQWRKWTESLSSVSDIKIPRWFRCSFPAAIADIQLHYFSDTSKYGYAAVAYLRFVDDRGRVHCTLVIGKTRNTPLKQWSVPRLDLPKERLIPFEPPFTYTGVDFFGPFHVKRGRSAEKVYGCLFTCFTSRAVHIEDVSSLETDSFIQALRRFISNRGYPKEIWSDNATNFAGAEKEIRQSLRDWNQDELNERLRKDEISCYLCPRMQWKFQPPTASHMSGIWERLIRSVRKTMKAVLGDPNAFVGLETLRTVFAEVVTILNSRPLTPVSDDPSDYEPLTPSHFLLQRQNFALPTGCFEREDL